A genomic segment from Roseibium algicola encodes:
- a CDS encoding ABC transporter ATP-binding protein, with translation MSSWDTNPVLTIEHLTMRFGGLVAIDDLSFNVGRGDITALIGPNGAGKTTVFNCVTGFYKPTEGRVVMNRTNGEHYLLERMADFQISAKAKVARTFQNIRLFGGMTLLENLMVAQHNPLMLASGYSLAGIFGLATFRKAERQAVEKARYWLEKTALIDRADAPAADLPYGDQRRLEIARAMCSGPELLCLDEPAAGLNPKESGELNALLQYIRKEHGTSILLIEHDMSVVMEISDHVVVLDYGEKISDGTAAAVKDDPKVIAAYLGVPDEEVDAVEEEVGI, from the coding sequence ATGAGCTCCTGGGATACAAACCCCGTCCTGACGATCGAGCATCTGACCATGCGCTTTGGCGGCCTGGTCGCCATCGACGATCTGTCGTTCAATGTCGGGCGCGGTGACATTACCGCCCTGATCGGCCCAAACGGCGCCGGGAAGACCACCGTCTTCAACTGCGTTACCGGCTTCTACAAGCCGACCGAAGGGCGGGTCGTGATGAACCGCACCAACGGCGAGCATTACCTGCTCGAGCGCATGGCGGATTTCCAGATCTCTGCGAAAGCCAAGGTCGCCCGTACCTTCCAGAACATCCGCCTGTTCGGCGGCATGACCCTTCTGGAGAACCTGATGGTCGCGCAGCACAATCCGCTGATGCTGGCTTCGGGCTATTCGCTTGCGGGTATCTTCGGTCTGGCAACCTTCCGCAAGGCAGAGCGTCAGGCAGTCGAAAAGGCGCGTTACTGGCTGGAAAAGACAGCGCTCATCGACCGGGCGGACGCCCCGGCCGCTGACCTGCCTTACGGCGACCAGCGCCGTCTGGAAATTGCCCGGGCCATGTGCTCCGGTCCGGAGCTGCTGTGTCTGGACGAACCGGCCGCGGGCCTGAACCCCAAGGAAAGTGGTGAACTGAACGCGCTCCTGCAGTACATCCGCAAGGAGCACGGCACCTCTATCCTTCTGATTGAACACGACATGAGCGTTGTGATGGAAATTTCGGATCACGTCGTGGTTCTGGACTATGGCGAGAAGATCTCCGACGGCACGGCGGCCGCAGTGAAGGACGATCCGAAGGTGATCGCCGCCTATCTGGGCGTACCGGACGAAGAAGTCGACGCCGTGGAAGAGGAGGTCGGCATATGA
- the livM gene encoding high-affinity branched-chain amino acid ABC transporter permease LivM: protein MSAKSENLFMVSLKDAAAGGAIALALFGVLIGMKAEVASGLGGQLGIEYRWAAVAIAVAIVFGGRLLLNLFVWKADKPVTETAKGFLPSAKPLAKLGKFAMPVFLILAVVLPFLLMSAYGSRGSRQYLDLAILVTTYVMLGWGLNIVVGLAGLLDLGYVAFYAVGAYSYALLAQYFGFSFWICLPLAGILAAFWGIILGFPVLRLRGDYLAIVTLAFGEIIRVVLLNWYDFTGGPDGISGIPRPSFFGIEFERGPGGFADTFGLEYNSIHRIIFLYYLILIMALVTNFVTMRLRKLPVGRAWEALREDEIACRSLGINTTNTKLTAFALGAMFGGFAGSFFATRQGFISPESFTFIESAVILAIVVLGGLGSQIGVVIAAVVMIGGFEFFRGLEEYRMLVFGLLMVVIMVWKPRGLISTRMPSITLSGKKAKGISADLVQEGHG, encoded by the coding sequence ATGTCAGCAAAATCTGAGAACCTCTTCATGGTGTCGCTCAAGGATGCGGCGGCCGGGGGTGCGATCGCGCTTGCCCTGTTCGGTGTCCTGATCGGCATGAAAGCCGAGGTCGCAAGCGGCCTTGGCGGTCAGCTCGGCATTGAATACCGCTGGGCAGCCGTTGCCATTGCAGTCGCCATCGTCTTCGGCGGGCGGCTGCTCCTCAACCTGTTCGTCTGGAAGGCCGACAAGCCTGTCACCGAAACGGCGAAAGGTTTCCTGCCGAGCGCCAAGCCCCTGGCCAAACTCGGCAAGTTCGCGATGCCGGTGTTTCTGATCCTGGCTGTGGTCCTGCCGTTCCTGCTGATGTCGGCCTATGGATCGCGCGGGTCGCGCCAGTATCTCGACCTTGCCATTCTGGTGACCACCTACGTGATGCTCGGCTGGGGCCTGAACATCGTGGTCGGCCTCGCCGGCCTGCTTGATCTGGGATACGTCGCGTTCTACGCGGTCGGTGCCTATTCCTACGCGCTGCTGGCTCAGTATTTCGGCTTCTCCTTCTGGATCTGTCTGCCGCTCGCCGGCATCCTGGCCGCTTTCTGGGGTATCATCCTGGGCTTCCCGGTGCTGCGTCTCAGGGGGGACTATCTAGCCATCGTGACGCTGGCCTTCGGGGAAATCATCCGGGTGGTCCTGCTCAACTGGTATGACTTCACCGGTGGCCCGGACGGTATTTCCGGCATTCCGCGGCCGAGCTTCTTCGGTATCGAATTCGAGCGCGGCCCGGGCGGCTTCGCCGACACCTTCGGTCTGGAATACAATTCCATTCACCGCATCATCTTCCTCTACTACCTGATCCTGATCATGGCTCTGGTCACCAACTTCGTGACCATGCGTCTGCGCAAGTTGCCGGTCGGGCGGGCTTGGGAAGCCCTGCGCGAGGATGAAATCGCCTGCCGCTCGCTCGGCATCAACACCACCAACACCAAGCTGACCGCTTTTGCGCTCGGTGCGATGTTCGGCGGTTTCGCGGGTTCGTTCTTCGCCACCCGGCAAGGCTTCATCTCGCCGGAAAGCTTCACCTTCATCGAATCCGCGGTCATCCTGGCGATCGTCGTTCTCGGCGGTCTCGGCAGCCAGATCGGTGTCGTCATCGCCGCAGTCGTGATGATCGGTGGTTTCGAGTTCTTCCGCGGACTGGAAGAATACCGCATGCTGGTGTTCGGGCTCCTGATGGTCGTCATCATGGTCTGGAAACCGCGCGGCCTCATCTCAACCCGCATGCCGTCGATAACCCTCAGCGGCAAGAAGGCCAAGGGCATCAGTGCCGACCTCGTTCAGGAGGGCCACGGATGA
- a CDS encoding ABC transporter permease subunit, translating into MDYFLQQLINGVTLGSIYGLIAIGYTMVYGIIGMINFAHGDIFMVGAFIALIFIVAFGITAGLPVALLILALIGVLVISMALTAAWGWTVERIAYRPLRGSFRLAPLITAIGASITLQNFVQISQGARNKPLQPLISGGFTLSDGGPDGTGFIVQLSYTQILIIVVTVVLMVGFTFLINKTSLGRAQRACEQDRKMASLVGVNVDRTISLTFVMGAGLASVAGLMFLLYYGVIDFYIGFLAGVKAFTAAVLGGIGSLPGAMLGGLLIGLIETFWSGYFSVEYKDVAAFSILAIVLIFMPEGLLGKPEVEKV; encoded by the coding sequence ATGGATTACTTTCTACAGCAGCTGATCAACGGCGTGACGCTAGGGTCGATCTACGGCCTGATCGCCATTGGCTACACGATGGTGTACGGCATCATCGGGATGATCAACTTCGCCCATGGTGACATCTTCATGGTCGGCGCCTTCATCGCGCTGATCTTCATCGTCGCTTTCGGCATCACGGCAGGCCTGCCAGTGGCGCTCCTCATTCTGGCGCTGATCGGTGTCCTGGTCATTTCGATGGCCCTGACGGCGGCCTGGGGATGGACGGTCGAGCGGATCGCCTACCGCCCTCTGCGCGGCTCCTTCCGCCTGGCACCGCTGATCACGGCGATCGGCGCTTCCATCACGCTTCAGAACTTCGTTCAGATCTCGCAGGGCGCGCGCAACAAGCCTCTGCAGCCCCTGATCTCCGGCGGCTTCACGCTGAGCGACGGCGGACCGGACGGAACCGGCTTCATCGTGCAGCTGTCCTACACGCAGATCCTGATCATCGTGGTGACCGTCGTTCTGATGGTCGGCTTCACCTTCCTGATCAACAAGACCTCTCTAGGCCGTGCGCAGCGCGCCTGCGAGCAGGATCGCAAGATGGCGTCGCTCGTCGGTGTCAACGTCGATCGGACGATCTCGCTGACCTTCGTCATGGGTGCAGGCCTTGCGTCCGTCGCAGGTCTGATGTTCCTGCTCTACTACGGCGTGATCGACTTCTACATCGGCTTCCTGGCCGGCGTGAAAGCCTTCACCGCTGCGGTTCTTGGCGGTATTGGCTCGCTGCCGGGTGCCATGCTCGGCGGGTTGCTGATCGGGCTCATCGAGACCTTCTGGTCCGGCTATTTCTCGGTCGAGTACAAGGACGTTGCCGCCTTCTCGATCCTGGCGATCGTGCTGATCTTTATGCCCGAAGGCCTGCTCGGCAAGCCGGAAGTGGAGAAGGTCTGA